A section of the Ignavibacteriales bacterium genome encodes:
- a CDS encoding M48 family metallopeptidase — protein MEDKSNMFLLSVGIGRLAPVLIMPLFYKFKSLDDEELKERIMRLCGKTGINVEGIFSFDMSKNTKKANAAFTGMGKSKRIILGDTLLEKFTPEEIEFVFAHEMGHYANRHLTKLVLISTVSTFLGLYITSLLFSNTLGLFGFTNQYEIAALPLLFLYLSIYGLITTPITNIFSRKYEWEADTYALETTRDRAAFISSMEKLAEQNLSERTPNKIIEFLFHSHPSLSKRIEFARNYEL, from the coding sequence ATGGAGGATAAAAGCAATATGTTCCTGCTTTCGGTGGGGATCGGGCGACTGGCTCCTGTCCTGATCATGCCTCTATTTTATAAGTTCAAATCATTAGATGATGAGGAATTAAAAGAAAGGATAATGAGACTCTGTGGAAAAACAGGAATTAATGTGGAAGGAATTTTTAGCTTTGATATGAGCAAGAATACAAAGAAAGCCAATGCTGCATTTACAGGCATGGGGAAATCCAAAAGAATCATTTTGGGAGATACATTACTCGAAAAATTCACCCCTGAGGAGATTGAGTTTGTTTTTGCTCACGAGATGGGACATTATGCAAACCGGCACTTAACAAAGCTTGTCCTAATCTCCACAGTTAGTACATTTTTAGGGTTATATATAACTTCCCTACTATTTAGTAATACGCTAGGTCTATTCGGCTTTACAAATCAATATGAAATAGCCGCGCTCCCGCTGTTATTCCTTTATTTAAGTATTTACGGATTGATTACTACTCCAATAACGAATATATTTTCAAGGAAATACGAATGGGAAGCAGATACTTATGCTCTTGAGACAACCCGTGATAGAGCGGCATTTATTTCCTCTATGGAGAAACTTGCCGAGCAAAATTTATCAGAGAGGACTCCAAATAAAATTATAGAATTTCTTTTCCATTCGCATCCTTCCCTTTCGAAAAGGATAGAATTCGCGAGGAATTATGAACTATGA
- a CDS encoding carboxylate-amine ligase, whose amino-acid sequence MLYTLGIEEEFQIVDPESRELHSHVQQIFDSSDENLKEKLKPEMHRSVVEIGTNICKDIKEAREEVINMRTSVAKLAANSGLKIAAAGTHPFTHWKDVLITENPRYEEIVNEMREVARANLIFGLHVHVGIQNRELGIQIMNAARYFIPHIFALSTNSPFWLGRDTGFKSYRVKVFDKFPRTGIPDYFSSVADHDNFINLLIKTNCIDNAKKVWWDIRLHPFFDTLEFRVCDVVMRVDETIALAALIQAVVVKLHKLIQQNLGFRIYRRGLINENKWRASRYGIGGKLIDFGKQEEVNFISLAHELLDFIDDVVDELDSREEVSYIFKILEEGTGADRQLNVYNETKNLKKVVDYIIEQTYIGLDLD is encoded by the coding sequence ATGCTCTATACATTAGGAATAGAGGAGGAATTTCAGATAGTTGATCCTGAATCACGGGAATTGCATTCTCACGTCCAGCAGATATTTGACAGCTCGGATGAAAATTTGAAGGAGAAGCTGAAACCGGAAATGCACAGGTCCGTTGTCGAGATAGGTACGAATATCTGCAAAGATATTAAAGAAGCACGTGAGGAAGTTATAAATATGAGAACATCGGTTGCTAAACTGGCAGCCAATAGTGGTTTAAAGATCGCCGCTGCAGGCACACATCCTTTCACACACTGGAAAGATGTTCTCATAACCGAAAACCCGCGGTACGAAGAGATAGTGAACGAGATGAGGGAAGTCGCGAGAGCTAATCTTATTTTTGGACTTCATGTTCACGTCGGAATTCAAAACAGAGAGCTTGGAATTCAGATCATGAACGCAGCACGGTATTTTATTCCGCACATATTCGCGTTATCTACTAATTCACCATTCTGGCTGGGAAGAGATACAGGATTTAAGTCTTACAGGGTAAAGGTTTTTGATAAATTTCCCCGCACCGGCATTCCTGATTACTTCTCCAGTGTTGCCGATCACGATAACTTTATAAATCTCCTCATTAAAACCAATTGTATAGATAACGCCAAGAAAGTCTGGTGGGATATACGTCTACATCCGTTTTTTGACACATTGGAATTCCGAGTTTGTGATGTTGTGATGAGAGTTGACGAGACTATTGCGCTAGCTGCATTAATACAGGCTGTTGTAGTGAAGCTGCACAAACTCATCCAGCAAAACCTTGGATTCAGAATATACCGCAGAGGGTTAATTAACGAAAATAAATGGAGAGCTTCAAGGTATGGGATTGGTGGTAAGCTTATAGATTTTGGTAAGCAAGAAGAGGTAAATTTCATTTCTCTTGCCCATGAATTGCTTGATTTTATAGACGATGTTGTGGATGAATTAGATAGTAGAGAAGAAGTTAGTTATATTTTCAAGATTCTGGAGGAAGGAACCGGTGCCGACAGACAGTTAAATGTTTATAATGAAACAAAGAATCTTAAAAAAGTTGTGGACTACATAATAGAACAAACATATATAGGATTGGATCTGGATTAG
- a CDS encoding aminopeptidase, with the protein MAIDITEIDFDTELSEGAYNAVNICLRVKPEERVTVITDSESLGIAASLSAELDKVGSEYKVFVLEDYVNRPTKYMPHDILDHLSKSNVSIFAAQAQQGELQSRVQMTAVVDQYRIRHAHMVNITEAIMKEGMRADFLKVDDISTRLIDIASKAKIIKATSKGGTDITAEFSPKLKWLKTSGLISVNKWGNLPGGEIFTSPFTVNGHFVVDGVVGDYLCRKYGDLNETPLYIDIQDSRIVKLACDNEELLKEFTDYTMTDENSNRVGEFAIGTNIALNGVIGNILQDEKLPSIHMAFGHPYSEHTGANWSSSTHIDCVGTQFDIWADDKKVMENGEFLI; encoded by the coding sequence ATGGCTATAGACATTACGGAAATTGATTTTGATACGGAGCTTTCGGAGGGAGCATACAACGCTGTAAATATTTGCTTGAGAGTTAAACCCGAAGAAAGAGTTACGGTTATTACTGATTCCGAATCCCTTGGTATTGCAGCGTCCCTCTCAGCTGAACTCGATAAAGTCGGCTCTGAATATAAAGTATTTGTTCTGGAAGATTATGTGAACAGGCCAACAAAATACATGCCTCACGATATACTCGATCATCTTTCAAAATCTAATGTTAGTATCTTTGCGGCACAGGCTCAACAGGGAGAATTACAGTCGCGGGTACAGATGACAGCGGTCGTCGATCAGTACAGGATTAGGCACGCGCACATGGTCAATATTACCGAAGCAATTATGAAAGAAGGAATGCGTGCGGATTTCCTTAAAGTGGATGATATTAGCACCAGGCTTATCGATATTGCCTCAAAAGCAAAAATAATAAAAGCTACCTCAAAAGGCGGAACAGACATTACTGCTGAATTTTCACCAAAACTGAAATGGTTAAAAACCAGTGGCCTTATAAGTGTAAATAAATGGGGAAATCTTCCAGGCGGTGAAATATTTACTTCGCCATTTACTGTAAACGGACATTTTGTTGTGGATGGAGTTGTTGGAGATTATCTTTGCAGAAAATACGGTGATTTGAATGAAACACCACTGTATATTGATATACAGGATTCAAGAATAGTAAAATTAGCCTGCGATAACGAAGAGCTGTTAAAAGAGTTTACGGATTATACAATGACCGACGAAAACAGTAACAGAGTAGGGGAGTTTGCTATAGGAACAAATATTGCCTTAAATGGAGTAATAGGAAATATTTTACAGGATGAAAAGCTGCCAAGTATACATATGGCCTTTGGACATCCATACTCAGAGCATACAGGCGCTAACTGGTCTTCCTCCACCCATATCGATTGTGTAGGTACACAATTCGATATTTGGGCTGATGATAAAAAAGTAATGGAAAATGGGGAGTTCCTAATTTAA
- a CDS encoding sigma 54-interacting transcriptional regulator, with product MISINEIKTLGDLKKSGYKVLSVKDEIRNNLIKRLKEKEIVFEDIIGYDDTVIPAIQNSLLAKHDILLLGLRGQAKTKIARMLPLLLDEYIPIVKGSEINDNPFHPVSKYATDLISKKGDETEIEWIRRDSRYSEKLATPDVNIADLIGDIDPIKAANQRLHYSHEGAIHYGIIPRTNRGIFVINELPDLQPRIQVGLLNIMQEKDIQIRGFNIRIPLDLLIVFTANPEDYTNRGNIITPLKDRIDSQVITHYPKVLEDGIKITESQAWTKRNDEQTLNIPHYFKEIVEMAAFKARESEFVDQKSGVSARLTISSMENLISNAERRSIINNEDFIMPRIADLNSILPGITGKVELVFEGEQEGSSKVARSILSKATRDVYKKYFPDPLERRKKNDPKYKSPYEEIVEWFQNGNTLTIKDNMSFKEFFTELKKVKGLENFVKKYPQYFETEYELASLMEFVLDGLHQNSKIAKDVFDSITSYKDLVGSMFSSDDGFGYEEEYYK from the coding sequence ATGATAAGCATAAATGAAATAAAGACACTGGGTGATCTTAAAAAATCCGGGTACAAGGTGTTATCAGTTAAGGATGAGATCAGAAACAATCTCATCAAGAGACTCAAGGAAAAGGAAATAGTATTTGAAGATATAATAGGCTATGACGATACAGTTATTCCAGCGATACAAAATTCATTACTTGCTAAACACGATATTTTGCTGCTCGGATTACGAGGACAGGCAAAGACAAAAATCGCAAGAATGCTACCTTTACTCTTAGATGAATACATTCCAATTGTAAAAGGTTCGGAGATAAATGATAATCCGTTTCATCCTGTTTCAAAATATGCAACCGATCTTATTAGTAAGAAAGGTGACGAAACTGAGATAGAGTGGATCCGTAGAGACAGCAGGTACAGTGAGAAGCTAGCAACCCCAGATGTCAATATTGCCGATCTAATAGGCGATATTGATCCAATCAAGGCAGCAAACCAGAGGTTACATTACTCACACGAAGGAGCAATACACTACGGGATCATACCTCGAACAAACAGAGGTATTTTTGTGATAAATGAGCTTCCTGACCTACAACCCCGGATACAGGTCGGACTTTTGAATATAATGCAGGAAAAAGATATACAGATACGGGGTTTTAATATACGAATCCCTCTCGATCTTTTGATAGTATTCACTGCTAATCCCGAGGATTATACAAACAGAGGTAATATAATTACTCCTTTAAAGGACAGGATAGATTCACAGGTCATCACACATTATCCGAAAGTACTGGAGGACGGAATAAAAATAACGGAGAGTCAAGCATGGACCAAGCGAAATGACGAACAGACCCTTAATATCCCGCATTATTTTAAAGAGATAGTAGAGATGGCGGCTTTTAAAGCAAGGGAAAGCGAATTCGTAGATCAAAAATCCGGTGTGAGCGCGAGACTAACAATATCCTCAATGGAAAACCTGATCAGCAACGCTGAGAGAAGGTCGATCATTAACAACGAAGATTTTATCATGCCCAGGATAGCAGACCTCAACTCCATCCTGCCGGGGATCACCGGGAAAGTTGAGCTTGTATTCGAGGGAGAACAGGAAGGGTCTTCAAAAGTAGCGAGATCCATACTTTCAAAAGCAACAAGAGATGTTTACAAGAAATATTTTCCTGATCCTTTGGAAAGAAGAAAGAAAAACGATCCAAAATATAAGAGCCCATATGAAGAAATCGTCGAATGGTTTCAGAATGGAAATACTTTGACGATAAAAGATAATATGAGTTTTAAGGAATTTTTCACCGAGCTAAAGAAAGTCAAGGGACTCGAAAATTTCGTAAAGAAATACCCACAGTACTTTGAAACGGAATATGAACTTGCGTCGCTGATGGAATTTGTGCTGGACGGTTTACATCAAAATTCAAAAATTGCAAAGGATGTTTTTGATTCTATTACATCATATAAAGATCTTGTCGGGAGTATGTTTTCTTCAGATGACGGCTTTGGATACGAAGAAGAGTATTATAAATAA